A single window of Streptomyces cathayae DNA harbors:
- a CDS encoding ROK family protein: protein MSYLGIDIGGTKTALLLERPGARPAYARFDWPAEADAEADLAALAGAVSRLVGTGGPRTVRAAGIALPATVRDGLMVAWPSRPSWAGLRVGTLLERVLPGVPVAHEDDGSLAALAEAAATGARDLAYLGVGTGIGGGLVLGGALHGGPRGGAAEIGHMVVDPGGPVCVCGRVGCLQAVASGTATLARAAALRGAPVAPDAFRTGLAQECAWARDALRPTVAALSVAVVNLGELVQCAEVRIGGGFGHGVPGLVAAVREGSRRLARPGAPPPAVRRAAAGPRASLRGALLLARETAPEPAAGAAG from the coding sequence TTGTCGTACCTCGGGATCGACATAGGCGGAACCAAGACGGCACTGCTCCTGGAGCGGCCCGGCGCCCGCCCGGCGTACGCCCGGTTCGACTGGCCCGCGGAAGCGGACGCCGAAGCGGACCTGGCCGCTCTCGCCGGGGCCGTCTCCCGCCTCGTAGGCACGGGCGGCCCCCGCACGGTACGGGCCGCGGGCATCGCGCTGCCGGCCACCGTCCGGGACGGACTGATGGTCGCCTGGCCCTCCCGCCCCTCCTGGGCAGGGCTGCGGGTCGGCACCCTCCTGGAGCGGGTGCTGCCGGGTGTGCCGGTCGCCCACGAGGACGACGGCAGTCTGGCCGCCCTCGCCGAGGCCGCCGCGACCGGGGCGCGGGATCTCGCGTATCTGGGCGTGGGCACCGGTATCGGTGGCGGCCTGGTGCTCGGCGGCGCGCTGCACGGCGGACCGCGTGGCGGGGCCGCCGAGATCGGCCACATGGTGGTCGACCCCGGCGGCCCCGTCTGCGTGTGCGGCCGTGTCGGCTGCCTCCAGGCGGTCGCGTCGGGCACGGCGACCCTGGCGCGGGCCGCGGCCCTGCGCGGGGCACCGGTCGCCCCGGACGCCTTCCGCACGGGCCTCGCGCAGGAGTGCGCATGGGCCAGGGATGCTCTGCGTCCGACCGTCGCGGCCCTGTCGGTCGCGGTGGTCAACCTGGGCGAGCTGGTGCAGTGCGCCGAGGTCAGGATCGGCGGCGGCTTCGGCCACGGGGTGCCGGGCCTGGTGGCCGCGGTGCGCGAGGGGTCCCGGCGGCTGGCCCGGCCGGGCGCCCCTCCCCCGGCCGTGCGCAGGGCGGCCGCCGGCCCGCGCGCCTCCCTGCGCGGGGCGCTCCTGCTGGCCCGCGAGACGGCGCCGGAGCCGGCGGCCGGGGCCGCCGGCTGA
- a CDS encoding alkaline phosphatase family protein: protein MPHAGRVAVIGLDSATPQLLFDRFAEDMPVLSGLRQRSLWGPMRSVDPPITMPAWSCMMSGRTPGELGVYGFRDRAAHDYGPLAFATSHSIKAPRIWDEMSAAGRESVVLGVPGTYPTTPIRGAMVSCFLAPSTRARYTSPPGLRDDLEKLTGGYMLDVENFRSPELDRVSQQIFDMSEQRFQVARHLATSQDWDFLSFVDMGPDRLHHGFWKYCDPSHPRHEPGNPYENLFRDYYRSLDRHIGEFLECLPEDTSVMVVSDHGAQPMVGGLFINEWLRQEGLLVLAKEPAGPTPMARAEVDWKRTTAWAEGGYYGRVFLNVEGREPQGIVPAKEYESTLDKIARALEGMDDDAGQPMGTRAMRPDQLYPEVNGIAPDLLVYVGDLRWRALATLGMGQGLYTTENDTGPDHANHGDTGIFMLSHPGLTPGPADDLSLYDVAPALRELLGLPGGGRLPG, encoded by the coding sequence ATGCCACATGCCGGCAGGGTCGCCGTGATCGGATTGGATTCGGCCACCCCCCAACTCCTCTTCGACCGCTTCGCCGAGGACATGCCCGTCCTGAGCGGCCTGCGGCAGCGTTCGCTGTGGGGCCCGATGCGCAGCGTCGACCCGCCCATCACCATGCCCGCCTGGTCGTGCATGATGTCCGGCCGGACCCCGGGCGAACTGGGGGTGTACGGCTTCCGCGATCGCGCGGCCCACGACTACGGGCCCCTGGCCTTCGCGACGTCGCACAGCATCAAGGCGCCCCGGATCTGGGACGAGATGTCGGCCGCCGGCCGCGAGAGCGTGGTGCTCGGTGTGCCCGGCACCTATCCGACCACGCCGATCCGCGGCGCCATGGTCTCCTGCTTCCTGGCGCCGTCCACCCGCGCCCGGTACACCTCACCGCCCGGTCTGCGCGACGACCTGGAGAAGCTGACCGGCGGATACATGCTCGACGTGGAGAACTTCCGTTCGCCCGAGCTCGACCGGGTGTCCCAGCAGATCTTCGACATGAGCGAGCAGCGTTTCCAGGTGGCCCGGCACCTGGCCACCAGCCAGGACTGGGACTTCCTCTCCTTCGTCGACATGGGGCCCGACCGGCTCCACCACGGCTTCTGGAAGTACTGCGACCCCTCCCACCCGCGCCACGAGCCCGGCAACCCGTACGAGAACCTCTTCCGCGACTACTACCGGTCCCTGGACCGGCACATCGGCGAGTTCCTGGAATGCCTCCCCGAGGACACCTCGGTCATGGTCGTGTCCGACCACGGGGCCCAGCCCATGGTCGGCGGACTGTTCATCAACGAGTGGCTGCGCCAGGAGGGTCTGCTCGTCCTCGCCAAGGAGCCCGCCGGCCCGACGCCGATGGCCCGGGCCGAGGTCGACTGGAAGCGGACCACGGCCTGGGCGGAGGGCGGCTACTACGGCCGCGTCTTCCTCAACGTGGAGGGCCGCGAACCCCAGGGCATCGTGCCGGCCAAGGAGTACGAGAGCACCCTCGACAAGATCGCCAGGGCCCTGGAGGGCATGGACGACGACGCCGGACAGCCGATGGGCACCCGGGCCATGCGCCCGGACCAGCTCTATCCGGAGGTCAACGGGATCGCCCCCGACCTGCTGGTCTACGTGGGCGATCTGCGCTGGCGCGCGCTGGCCACCCTCGGCATGGGGCAGGGCCTCTACACCACCGAGAACGACACCGGCCCCGACCACGCCAACCACGGGGACACCGGGATCTTCATGCTCAGCCACCCCGGCCTCACGCCGGGCCCGGCCGACGACCTGTCCCTGTACGACGTCGCTCCCGCGCTGCGCGAGCTGCTGGGTCTGCCCGGCGGAGGCCGACTGCCCGGCTGA
- a CDS encoding type II 3-dehydroquinate dehydratase, translating into MSHVLLLNGPNLGTLGTRQPEIYGTTTLAEIEETVAGEISARGWKLVSEQRNGEGELIDLLQEHGDALGAIVNPGALMIAGWGLRDALADYAPPWIEVHLSNVWAREGFRHMSVTAPLSAGVVMGMGALGYRLAAGALTRLVTAS; encoded by the coding sequence ATGAGTCATGTGCTGTTGCTCAACGGCCCGAATCTCGGCACGCTCGGCACCCGGCAGCCGGAGATCTACGGCACCACCACCCTCGCGGAGATCGAGGAGACGGTGGCCGGGGAGATCTCCGCCCGGGGCTGGAAGCTGGTGTCCGAGCAGCGCAACGGCGAGGGCGAACTCATCGACCTGCTCCAGGAACACGGCGACGCGCTCGGCGCGATCGTCAACCCCGGTGCCCTGATGATCGCCGGCTGGGGACTGCGGGACGCGCTGGCCGACTACGCGCCGCCCTGGATCGAGGTGCACCTCTCCAATGTCTGGGCCCGCGAGGGGTTCCGCCACATGTCCGTCACCGCACCGCTCTCCGCGGGCGTGGTCATGGGGATGGGGGCGCTCGGCTACCGACTGGCCGCCGGCGCGCTCACCCGGCTCGTGACCGCCTCCTGA
- a CDS encoding alkaline phosphatase family protein — protein sequence MAERALIIGLDGMPRTLLTQLAAEGVLPHVADLLAEGFCGELRAPVPEISSTSWATFLTGTNPARHGIFGFTDLVPGEGYRVHFPNLLHLREPALWALAAAAGRRTVCVNVPGTYPAVAMDSVLVAGFVAPHFNRAVTPARLLPELRRLGYELDVEVGDVVADPEGFLTRAIRALRARTDAMEYLLTHEPWELGVAVFTETDRVHHFLWRAVADPEDPLHQAVRDFYGLVDECVGRLVALLRPDDELFMVSDHGFGPADRQCYVNTWLRESGYLADLDSTKKLTGLDSRSTAFALDPARIYLNRKSRFPGGGLSDAEAEDMSAEIADELLRLRSDGARAGTDVDGPLLVSQVLRADALYEGPLLSQAADLLVLPAEGVQLRGAWGGSGVVRADAMLTGTHTRDNALFYRRAAPAPDGDTPMDMVDVAPTVLASIGVRPLGLDGDLVLGVADGGRE from the coding sequence ATGGCAGAGCGCGCCCTGATCATCGGGCTCGACGGTATGCCCCGCACTCTGCTCACCCAGCTCGCCGCCGAAGGGGTGCTGCCCCATGTCGCGGACCTGCTGGCCGAGGGTTTCTGCGGAGAACTACGGGCCCCCGTACCGGAGATCAGCTCCACCTCCTGGGCCACTTTCCTCACCGGCACCAATCCGGCTCGCCACGGGATCTTCGGCTTCACCGACCTGGTCCCCGGTGAGGGCTACCGCGTGCACTTCCCCAACCTGCTGCACCTGCGCGAGCCCGCCCTCTGGGCGCTGGCCGCGGCGGCGGGACGGCGGACGGTGTGCGTCAACGTGCCGGGTACCTACCCGGCCGTCGCCATGGACAGCGTCCTGGTCGCCGGGTTCGTCGCCCCCCACTTCAATCGGGCGGTCACCCCCGCCCGGCTCCTGCCCGAACTGCGCCGCCTCGGCTACGAACTCGACGTCGAGGTGGGCGACGTGGTCGCCGACCCGGAGGGGTTCCTCACCCGCGCGATCCGGGCCCTGCGCGCCCGCACCGACGCCATGGAGTACCTGCTCACCCACGAGCCCTGGGAGCTGGGCGTGGCGGTCTTCACCGAGACCGACCGCGTGCACCACTTCCTGTGGCGGGCCGTGGCCGACCCCGAGGACCCCCTGCACCAGGCGGTACGGGACTTCTACGGTCTGGTCGACGAGTGTGTGGGCCGGCTCGTGGCCCTGCTGCGCCCGGACGACGAACTGTTCATGGTCAGCGACCACGGATTCGGCCCCGCCGACCGGCAGTGCTACGTCAACACCTGGCTGCGGGAGTCCGGTTACCTGGCCGACCTCGACTCCACGAAGAAGCTCACCGGCCTCGACTCCCGCAGCACCGCCTTCGCACTGGACCCGGCCCGCATCTATCTCAACCGCAAGAGCCGCTTCCCCGGCGGCGGGCTCTCCGACGCGGAGGCGGAGGACATGTCGGCGGAGATCGCCGACGAACTCCTGCGACTGCGCTCGGACGGGGCGCGGGCGGGCACCGACGTGGACGGTCCGCTGCTGGTCTCGCAGGTGCTGCGCGCCGACGCCCTGTACGAGGGGCCCCTGCTGTCCCAGGCCGCCGATCTGCTGGTCCTGCCGGCCGAGGGCGTGCAGTTGCGCGGCGCCTGGGGAGGGAGCGGGGTCGTGCGGGCCGACGCGATGCTGACCGGCACCCACACCCGCGACAACGCCCTCTTCTACCGCCGCGCCGCACCGGCCCCCGACGGCGACACCCCCATGGACATGGTGGACGTGGCCCCGACCGTGCTGGCCTCGATCGGGGTGCGGCCGCTGGGGCTGGACGGGGATCTCGTCCTCGGCGTGGCGGACGGGGGTCGGGAATGA
- a CDS encoding phosphopantetheine-binding protein, with translation MDEVKARLRKVLVDSLELSIAPSEVPDRGLVEALGLDSINTIEFLIWVESEFGVEIDDEDLSIKLIDDLDLLAEYVNRRIAPAGTPIA, from the coding sequence GTGGATGAGGTCAAGGCTCGGCTGCGCAAGGTGCTGGTGGATTCCCTCGAACTGTCGATCGCGCCGTCCGAGGTGCCCGACCGGGGGCTCGTGGAGGCGTTGGGGCTGGATTCCATCAACACCATCGAGTTCCTCATCTGGGTGGAGAGCGAGTTCGGCGTGGAGATCGACGACGAGGACCTGTCGATCAAGCTGATCGACGACCTCGACCTCCTCGCCGAGTACGTCAACCGGCGCATCGCCCCCGCCGGCACCCCTATCGCCTGA
- a CDS encoding aminotransferase class I/II-fold pyridoxal phosphate-dependent enzyme yields the protein MSSNRVDEVLTFPAWPQHGPEERAGLLRALDQEGWWRNGGSEVDSFEEEFAALHGAPRALATTNGTHALELALSVLGVGPGDEVLVPSFTFISCSLAVQRTGAVPVPVDVRPDTYCLDVDAAARVITPRTKVVMPVHLAGQFADMDALAELSSATGVTVLQDAAHAHAARWRGRRVGELGSIAAFSFQNGKLMTAGEGGALLLPDEESYQEAYLRHGCGRPPKDRLYEHRTQGSNYRMTEFSAAVLRAQLSRLEEQVAVREERSRHLMAALARIPGVVPQGRDERGDVKSHYMAMVRLPGTTAERRLALVDRLISHGVPAFVAFPPVYRTSGFWEGPHTGDVDDLAKRCPVAEEIGNDCLWLHHRVLLADTPVLDRLAEVFASAVAAG from the coding sequence ATGTCATCCAACCGGGTCGACGAGGTTCTGACGTTCCCCGCGTGGCCGCAGCACGGTCCCGAGGAGCGCGCGGGCCTGCTGCGGGCACTGGACCAAGAGGGCTGGTGGCGCAACGGCGGAAGTGAGGTCGACTCCTTCGAGGAGGAGTTCGCCGCTCTGCACGGAGCGCCGCGGGCGCTCGCGACCACCAATGGGACGCACGCCCTGGAGCTGGCCCTGTCGGTGCTGGGCGTCGGGCCGGGCGACGAGGTCCTCGTCCCCTCCTTCACGTTCATCTCCTGTTCGCTCGCCGTGCAGCGCACCGGTGCCGTGCCGGTCCCCGTCGACGTGCGGCCGGACACCTACTGCCTCGACGTCGACGCGGCCGCGCGCGTGATCACCCCGCGCACGAAGGTCGTCATGCCCGTGCACCTGGCCGGGCAGTTCGCGGACATGGACGCGCTGGCGGAGCTGAGTTCGGCCACCGGCGTGACCGTCCTGCAGGACGCGGCGCACGCGCACGCGGCGCGCTGGCGCGGGCGGCGGGTCGGCGAACTCGGCTCGATCGCTGCCTTCAGCTTCCAGAACGGCAAGCTGATGACGGCGGGCGAGGGCGGGGCCCTGCTGCTGCCGGACGAGGAGAGCTACCAGGAGGCGTATCTGCGCCACGGGTGCGGCCGACCGCCGAAGGACCGGCTCTACGAGCACCGCACCCAGGGCTCCAACTACCGTATGACCGAGTTCTCGGCCGCGGTGCTGCGCGCGCAGCTCTCCCGGCTGGAGGAGCAGGTCGCCGTGCGTGAGGAGCGTTCGCGCCATCTCATGGCGGCCCTGGCGCGCATCCCCGGTGTGGTCCCGCAGGGCAGGGACGAGCGCGGTGACGTCAAGTCGCACTACATGGCCATGGTCCGGCTTCCCGGCACGACGGCGGAGCGCCGTCTGGCGCTGGTGGACAGGCTGATCTCGCACGGCGTCCCGGCGTTCGTCGCCTTCCCCCCGGTCTACCGCACCAGTGGTTTCTGGGAGGGCCCGCACACCGGCGATGTCGACGACCTCGCCAAGCGCTGCCCGGTGGCCGAGGAGATCGGCAACGACTGCCTGTGGCTGCACCACCGGGTCCTGCTGGCCGACACCCCGGTCCTGGACCGGCTCGCCGAGGTGTTCGCCTCGGCCGTCGCCGCCGGCTGA
- a CDS encoding HAD-IA family hydrolase: MTVRHGYRTVVFDLDGVLINSFQVMRQAFALAHHEVVGEGEPPFDEYRTHQGRYFPDIMRLMGLPLSMEKPFVEASRSLIKEVEVYEGVPWLLQRLRASGIGTAIATGKSGERAREVLDVVGLLPLLDAVVGSDEVPRPKPAPDIVLEGLRRLDAEPQHAVMVGDAVIDLQAGRAAGTATAAALWGETTAGPLRGERPDHVLHQPTELLSAVLDEASR, from the coding sequence ATGACGGTGCGTCATGGGTACCGCACGGTGGTCTTCGATCTGGACGGCGTGCTCATCAACAGCTTCCAGGTGATGCGCCAGGCGTTCGCCCTCGCCCATCACGAAGTGGTGGGCGAGGGCGAACCGCCCTTCGACGAGTACCGCACCCACCAAGGTCGCTACTTCCCCGACATCATGCGCCTGATGGGGCTCCCCCTCTCGATGGAGAAGCCCTTCGTCGAGGCGAGCCGGAGCCTCATCAAGGAGGTGGAGGTGTACGAGGGCGTCCCGTGGTTACTGCAACGGCTGCGCGCGTCGGGGATCGGTACGGCCATCGCCACCGGGAAGTCCGGTGAGCGGGCGCGCGAGGTGCTCGACGTGGTGGGCCTGCTGCCGCTGCTCGACGCCGTCGTCGGCAGTGACGAGGTGCCCCGCCCCAAACCCGCCCCCGACATCGTTCTGGAGGGCCTGCGCCGACTGGACGCGGAGCCGCAGCACGCGGTGATGGTGGGCGACGCGGTCATCGACCTCCAGGCGGGCCGGGCCGCGGGCACGGCCACGGCGGCGGCCCTGTGGGGCGAGACCACCGCGGGGCCGCTGCGCGGGGAGCGGCCCGACCACGTACTGCACCAGCCGACGGAACTGCTCTCCGCCGTTCTCGACGAGGCGTCCCGGTGA
- a CDS encoding LLM class flavin-dependent oxidoreductase, with amino-acid sequence MSAPVAGPRRSVLAPQGARLELAGLSGAQAWRTLVETAELVRVSGYDTLWLEDRTDTVPRRELQPVIEGWTALGALAATVADIGLGLLSAVPPHRNAVVLAKQAASVDIVSGGRFQLGLPTTDHLAEHAAAGSTPLGADTAPALAETVEALRMLWSGVPAVVDGDVVKLAGAHAVPVPARSPLPLAVRADAAHPDAAALLPEAVVRACSSVQWQGEPEEVAHAVREFGRRRESLRLDPAGVRHALVAECRVFDDRLGLERWLSSPHVVVFWSHHPDLLARRSLYGTVDRLAERAGQYTASGIEEFVLWFRDYPATESLRRFAEEIAPRVPTARPAGV; translated from the coding sequence GTGAGCGCCCCGGTGGCGGGGCCGCGCCGCAGCGTCCTCGCGCCGCAGGGCGCCCGTCTGGAGCTGGCCGGGCTCAGCGGGGCGCAGGCGTGGCGGACCCTGGTCGAGACGGCCGAGCTGGTGCGGGTGTCGGGGTACGACACGCTGTGGCTGGAGGACCGCACGGACACCGTGCCACGTCGTGAGCTGCAGCCGGTGATCGAGGGGTGGACCGCTCTCGGCGCCCTCGCGGCGACCGTCGCCGACATCGGGCTCGGTCTCCTGAGCGCCGTACCGCCGCACCGCAATGCCGTCGTCCTCGCCAAGCAGGCGGCCTCGGTCGACATCGTGTCCGGCGGGCGGTTCCAGCTCGGCCTGCCCACCACCGACCATCTCGCCGAACACGCCGCGGCGGGGAGCACGCCCCTGGGCGCCGACACCGCGCCGGCTCTCGCCGAGACGGTGGAGGCCCTGCGGATGCTGTGGTCCGGCGTCCCCGCCGTTGTCGACGGTGACGTGGTGAAGCTCGCCGGGGCACACGCGGTGCCCGTTCCGGCCCGGTCCCCGCTGCCCCTGGCGGTACGCGCGGACGCGGCGCACCCGGACGCGGCCGCCCTGCTGCCGGAGGCCGTGGTACGCGCCTGCTCGTCCGTCCAGTGGCAGGGTGAGCCGGAAGAAGTAGCCCACGCGGTAAGGGAGTTCGGGCGGCGCCGGGAGTCCTTGCGACTGGACCCCGCAGGCGTGCGGCACGCCCTGGTCGCGGAGTGCCGTGTCTTCGACGACCGGCTCGGGCTGGAACGCTGGTTGTCGAGCCCGCACGTGGTGGTGTTCTGGAGCCACCACCCCGACCTGCTGGCCCGGCGCAGCCTGTACGGGACCGTGGACCGGCTCGCCGAACGCGCGGGTCAGTACACCGCGAGCGGGATCGAGGAGTTCGTCCTCTGGTTCCGCGACTACCCCGCGACCGAGAGCCTGCGCCGCTTCGCCGAGGAGATCGCGCCCCGGGTACCCACGGCACGGCCCGCGGGGGTGTGA